The following are encoded together in the Anaerostipes caccae L1-92 genome:
- a CDS encoding class I SAM-dependent methyltransferase: METNQYLINHYSSFNEDARLMSKHGSVEFLTTMRYIDKYIKPDDRVLEIGAGTGRYSHALARQGYAVDAVELVEHNIEMFRKNIQPDETITVTQGNALDLSDFSDNQYDITLLLGPLYHLYTKEDKRQALSEAIRVTKQGGVIFAAHVISDGCLLDEGFNRGNINVSEYIEKGLIDPETFASRSQPKDLFELVRKEDIDELMSVFPVSRLHYAASDGCSLFMREAVDAMDDETFELYLKYHFATCEREDLLGVTSHVIDIFQK; encoded by the coding sequence ATGGAAACAAACCAATATCTGATAAACCATTACAGCAGTTTCAATGAGGATGCCCGTCTTATGTCAAAGCATGGATCAGTTGAATTCCTTACTACTATGCGTTACATAGACAAGTATATAAAACCCGATGACCGTGTACTGGAAATCGGAGCGGGAACCGGCCGCTATTCACATGCACTGGCGCGTCAGGGATATGCAGTTGATGCGGTGGAGCTGGTGGAACATAACATTGAAATGTTCCGGAAAAATATTCAGCCGGATGAGACGATCACGGTTACTCAGGGGAATGCCCTTGATTTATCCGATTTTTCGGACAACCAATATGATATAACGCTGCTGTTAGGTCCACTGTACCATCTTTACACCAAAGAAGACAAGAGACAGGCTCTTTCTGAGGCGATCCGCGTGACAAAACAGGGAGGGGTGATCTTTGCAGCACATGTGATATCCGATGGATGTCTCCTCGACGAAGGATTTAACCGCGGCAATATCAACGTCTCCGAGTATATTGAGAAGGGTCTGATCGATCCGGAAACCTTTGCTTCCAGATCCCAGCCAAAAGATTTATTTGAACTTGTCCGAAAGGAGGACATTGACGAACTGATGTCTGTATTTCCCGTATCCAGACTGCATTATGCTGCGTCAGACGGCTGTTCTCTATTTATGCGAGAAGCGGTAGATGCCATGGATGATGAAACTTTTGAGCTATATTTAAAATATCACTTTGCCACGTGCGAGCGCGAAGATCTTTTAGGAGTCACGAGCCATGTGATTGATATTTTTCAGAAATAA
- a CDS encoding DUF3784 domain-containing protein has translation MTEKFLIMILLIISAGSFAASCFYFKEKGFLLNNAYLFASKKERREIDKKLHYRQSAVIFLLIEIIFLLNTLQMIYEIGWLFYAALAVTIAAVIYALVSTIKIEKKKK, from the coding sequence ATGACAGAGAAGTTTCTTATTATGATACTGCTTATTATATCGGCAGGTTCATTTGCAGCCAGTTGTTTTTACTTCAAAGAGAAGGGATTTCTATTGAATAATGCCTATCTGTTTGCATCGAAAAAGGAACGGAGAGAAATAGACAAAAAACTACATTACCGGCAGTCAGCAGTCATCTTTCTGCTGATTGAAATTATATTTTTACTGAATACACTTCAAATGATATATGAAATCGGCTGGCTGTTTTATGCGGCGCTGGCAGTTACAATCGCCGCAGTTATTTATGCCCTTGTATCAACGATTAAGATTGAGAAAAAGAAGAAGTAA
- a CDS encoding VOC family protein, translated as MKLNKIHHIAIIVSDYEKSKKFYTEQLGFQILRENYREDRGDYKLDLKQGDCELEIFSGKGHPERPSYPEACGLRHLAFHVEDIGETIKELNEAGIETEDIRRDTFTGKKMTFFHDPDGLPLELHE; from the coding sequence ATGAAATTAAACAAAATACATCATATTGCGATCATTGTCAGTGACTACGAGAAGTCAAAAAAGTTCTATACGGAACAGCTTGGATTTCAGATTCTCAGAGAAAATTACCGTGAGGACAGAGGAGATTATAAACTGGATTTGAAGCAGGGTGACTGTGAGCTGGAGATATTTTCAGGAAAAGGACATCCCGAAAGGCCGTCTTATCCGGAAGCATGCGGACTCAGACATCTCGCGTTTCATGTTGAAGATATTGGGGAGACAATAAAAGAATTAAATGAGGCGGGAATTGAGACAGAAGATATCAGACGTGATACCTTTACAGGAAAAAAGATGACATTTTTCCATGACCCCGACGGACTTCCGTTAGAACTTCATGAATAA
- a CDS encoding FAD-dependent oxidoreductase — MKCNYKNIFSPLTIKNMTMKNRIMMTPMGTNYGEQTGEMSFLHINYYEQRAKGGVGLIMVENASVDSPLGSNGTTQIRIDHDNYMPRFFKLCETVHSHGACIGLQLNHAGASAQSKRTNMQPVSASDIPSKAGGEIPRPLTKDEIYAIVKKYGEAAARAQASGFDCIEIHAGHSYLISQFLSPTTNVRTDEFGGSPENRARFARLVLEEVRKQVGPMFPIFVRLSADEFMEHGNTLDDTLDYLQYFQEEADVFDVSAGLNGSIQYQIDANYLEDGWRSYMAKAVKEKYGKPCVTMGNIRDPRVADDILARGDADIIGMGRGLIADPCWVKKVATGHEDELRKCISCNIGCAGNRIGVNRPIRCTINPTVNDGADYKKHKINKPCNVVVIGGGTAGLEAACTAAEVGCTTFLLEKEDHLGGLSVEISKIPDKKRLADFPHYLQVRASKLNNLFIFKGQEATLPMIKALHPNIIVNATGSNPLLPPIKGLHDHIDKEGSKVASISGMINHLADYPEDCTGKKVAVIGGGAVGLDVVEYFAPKGAEVSIVEMMPAIGKDLDPVSKSGVNALMKKYEVNQMPNTALCEVKADSFLVKADGEEKDLPFDYGFVCLGMRANAPVLEEIREAYADTNVEIVNIGDSVRARRIIDGVQEGHNILRVLSDMEYL; from the coding sequence ATGAAGTGCAATTATAAAAATATTTTCAGTCCGCTGACAATCAAAAACATGACGATGAAAAACCGCATCATGATGACACCGATGGGAACTAACTATGGAGAACAGACCGGAGAGATGAGTTTTCTCCATATCAATTATTACGAACAGAGGGCAAAAGGCGGTGTCGGCCTTATTATGGTGGAAAATGCCAGCGTAGATTCCCCTCTCGGCTCAAACGGTACGACTCAGATCAGAATCGACCATGACAATTACATGCCCCGCTTCTTTAAGCTCTGTGAGACCGTTCATTCTCACGGTGCATGTATCGGATTACAGCTAAACCATGCAGGTGCGTCCGCTCAGTCTAAGCGTACGAATATGCAGCCGGTGTCTGCTTCAGATATTCCGTCTAAGGCAGGCGGAGAAATTCCTCGTCCGCTCACAAAAGATGAGATTTACGCGATTGTTAAAAAATATGGTGAGGCCGCTGCACGCGCACAGGCTTCAGGATTTGACTGCATTGAGATTCATGCGGGACATTCCTACCTGATCAGTCAGTTCTTATCTCCTACGACAAACGTCAGAACCGATGAATTCGGAGGTTCTCCGGAAAACAGAGCCAGATTCGCAAGACTGGTCTTAGAGGAAGTCAGAAAACAGGTTGGACCGATGTTCCCGATTTTCGTCCGCTTAAGTGCCGACGAGTTTATGGAACATGGAAATACCCTGGATGATACTTTGGACTACCTCCAGTATTTCCAGGAAGAAGCCGATGTTTTCGATGTTTCTGCGGGATTAAACGGTTCCATCCAGTATCAGATCGACGCCAATTACTTAGAGGACGGCTGGAGATCTTATATGGCAAAGGCTGTCAAAGAAAAATACGGAAAACCATGTGTGACGATGGGTAATATTCGTGATCCTCGTGTTGCAGATGATATTCTTGCCCGCGGAGATGCTGACATCATCGGTATGGGACGCGGTCTCATCGCAGATCCGTGCTGGGTGAAAAAGGTTGCCACAGGGCACGAAGATGAATTAAGGAAATGCATCTCCTGCAACATCGGATGTGCAGGAAACCGAATCGGAGTCAACCGGCCGATCCGCTGTACGATCAATCCTACAGTAAATGATGGTGCCGATTATAAAAAGCATAAAATCAACAAACCATGCAACGTTGTCGTGATCGGAGGCGGTACTGCCGGTCTGGAAGCCGCATGTACGGCTGCGGAAGTAGGATGTACAACATTCTTATTGGAAAAAGAAGATCATTTGGGAGGACTTTCTGTAGAAATCTCTAAGATTCCTGACAAGAAACGTCTGGCTGATTTCCCTCACTACCTTCAGGTAAGAGCTTCTAAATTAAACAACCTGTTTATTTTCAAGGGACAGGAAGCCACACTGCCGATGATCAAGGCTCTGCACCCGAATATCATCGTCAACGCCACAGGATCCAATCCTCTGCTTCCGCCGATTAAAGGTCTTCACGACCATATCGACAAAGAAGGCTCCAAGGTTGCCTCTATTTCCGGCATGATCAATCATCTGGCTGACTATCCGGAAGACTGCACAGGCAAAAAGGTTGCTGTCATCGGAGGCGGTGCCGTGGGACTGGATGTGGTAGAATATTTCGCACCAAAAGGCGCAGAGGTGAGCATCGTAGAGATGATGCCTGCCATCGGTAAAGATTTAGACCCTGTTTCCAAATCCGGTGTGAATGCACTGATGAAAAAATATGAGGTCAATCAGATGCCGAACACTGCTCTTTGTGAAGTAAAAGCCGATTCCTTCCTGGTAAAGGCAGACGGTGAAGAAAAAGACCTGCCGTTTGACTATGGATTCGTATGTCTCGGAATGCGTGCCAACGCTCCGGTTCTGGAGGAGATCCGTGAGGCATATGCGGATACCAACGTAGAAATTGTCAATATCGGTGACAGCGTCCGTGCAAGGCGTATCATCGACGGTGTTCAGGAAGGACATAACATTTTAAGAGTTCTTTCCGACATGGAATACTTATAA
- a CDS encoding LysR family transcriptional regulator, whose protein sequence is MNLNQLSYFQKIATLQHYHQAARELNVSQPSLSRSIANLEEELGLPLFRKNGRNIELTKYGKIFLEHVNKILEEVKIAEDKMKALANAKGGHIDLAYVFPLAKSYIPHLVRSFLDSEDSSNITFSMTQEITNKMLRDLKSEKYDVIFGSYVSNEPEIEFVPVINQEMVVITPLEHPLKHKKEVLLEDLLSYPVIGYDRTSGLGQYTNSIYRQNRMEPEIAFETSDENAIAALVAENFGVGFVAHVESLREYDVEILHLSNVKPYHTVYMAYLKNNIMIPAVEKFIGFVKKNNRQKLLIL, encoded by the coding sequence ATGAATCTAAACCAGCTTTCATATTTTCAAAAAATCGCAACCCTGCAGCATTATCACCAGGCAGCCAGAGAATTGAATGTATCCCAGCCCAGTCTGAGCCGCTCCATCGCCAATTTAGAAGAGGAACTGGGGCTTCCTCTCTTTCGGAAAAACGGAAGAAACATCGAGCTGACCAAGTACGGCAAGATCTTTTTAGAACATGTTAATAAAATACTCGAAGAAGTAAAGATTGCCGAGGACAAAATGAAGGCTCTGGCCAACGCCAAAGGAGGCCACATCGACCTGGCCTACGTGTTTCCCCTCGCCAAATCGTATATTCCCCACCTCGTACGCAGTTTCCTGGATTCGGAAGATTCCAGCAATATCACCTTTTCTATGACGCAGGAAATCACCAACAAAATGCTCCGTGATCTGAAATCCGAAAAATATGACGTCATCTTCGGCTCGTACGTATCCAATGAGCCTGAGATCGAATTCGTCCCGGTCATCAATCAGGAGATGGTTGTCATCACGCCGCTGGAGCACCCCTTGAAACATAAAAAAGAAGTTCTGCTGGAAGATCTTCTGTCCTATCCTGTTATAGGATATGACCGCACCTCCGGTCTGGGGCAGTATACAAATTCCATCTACCGGCAGAACCGGATGGAACCTGAGATTGCATTTGAAACCTCCGACGAAAATGCCATTGCTGCTCTCGTAGCCGAAAACTTCGGTGTCGGCTTTGTGGCCCATGTGGAATCGCTGAGGGAATATGACGTGGAAATTCTTCACTTAAGCAACGTCAAACCTTATCACACCGTCTACATGGCGTACCTGAAAAATAACATTATGATTCCTGCGGTAGAGAAATTTATCGGCTTCGTAAAAAAAAACAATAGACAAAAGCTATTAATTCTTTAA
- a CDS encoding shikimate dehydrogenase, with amino-acid sequence MAERITGHTELIGLMAYPIRHSSSPAMHNEAFATLGLDYAYLAFEVDNDTLEDAVKGLRALKLKGSNVSMPNKTVVGKYLDKLSPAAEMAGAVNTIVNEDGVLTGHITDGIGYMQSLKDNDIDVIGKKMTITGAGGAATAIEIQAALDGVKEMSIFNIKDKFWENAEKTVEKIRANTDCIVNLYDLDDKDKLKEEIADSYLFAQATGVGMKPLEGQSVIPDASFLRPDLIVTDTIYAPRETALLKMAKEAGCKTMNGLGMMLFQGDAAFHLWTGKHMPIDHMKEVLDIKYD; translated from the coding sequence ATGGCAGAGAGAATCACAGGACATACAGAATTGATCGGGCTGATGGCATATCCGATCAGACATTCCAGCTCACCGGCAATGCACAATGAAGCATTTGCCACATTAGGACTTGACTATGCATATTTGGCGTTTGAAGTTGACAATGACACATTAGAGGATGCGGTAAAAGGACTGCGCGCCTTGAAACTGAAAGGTTCCAACGTTTCTATGCCGAACAAGACAGTCGTAGGCAAATACTTAGATAAGCTTTCACCGGCAGCAGAAATGGCCGGAGCGGTCAACACGATCGTCAATGAAGACGGAGTTTTGACAGGACATATCACCGACGGAATCGGCTACATGCAGTCACTGAAAGACAATGACATCGATGTGATCGGTAAAAAAATGACAATCACAGGGGCAGGCGGAGCAGCAACGGCAATCGAAATCCAGGCGGCATTAGACGGTGTCAAAGAAATGTCAATCTTTAATATTAAAGATAAGTTCTGGGAGAACGCGGAGAAAACTGTTGAGAAAATTCGTGCAAACACAGACTGTATCGTAAATCTTTATGATCTTGATGATAAAGATAAATTAAAAGAAGAGATTGCAGACAGCTATCTGTTCGCACAGGCAACAGGTGTGGGAATGAAACCTTTAGAGGGACAGTCAGTAATCCCTGACGCGTCATTCTTACGTCCGGACTTGATTGTCACTGATACAATTTATGCACCGAGAGAGACTGCACTTCTAAAGATGGCAAAAGAAGCCGGATGCAAGACAATGAACGGTCTTGGTATGATGCTGTTCCAGGGAGACGCTGCATTCCACTTGTGGACTGGAAAACATATGCCGATCGATCACATGAAAGAAGTGTTGGATATTAAATACGACTAA
- a CDS encoding MFS transporter, translating to MNKKYYPSAFILYLNYFIHGIGASVLGQVAVKETLVKQWGASDIGLVTMVAAALGLGRLIALPFAGPLSDKLGRKVASIIGAGSYAIFFLGLAMSPNMTVAYIAAILGGIANSFLDTGVIPACVEILAPRSSMATMLTKFSISCSQLLMPFMIGAIVGANLSLNVLLYVCGAAIAIIGVLVLFAPLPKMETAGGAKSSLIQDIKHANFSLESIALIIIGFTGTATFQLWLNCAQDFAKEYAKIGDPSVMQTYYSTGSLVAIVVTTVLVNKIKGVRFLFVYPLIATIMIALVYLLRTPSICYIGSAVVGYSAGAVVLQLVTATANDLFPKIKGTITSIVMIASSLSNYTILSLAGTMDKADILLMNIGITVVGVLLALFVNVRYKAMEEKA from the coding sequence ATGAACAAAAAATATTATCCCAGTGCGTTTATCTTATATTTAAATTATTTTATCCATGGTATCGGAGCATCTGTCTTAGGACAGGTGGCAGTAAAAGAAACCCTGGTAAAACAGTGGGGAGCATCAGACATCGGCCTTGTTACAATGGTAGCTGCCGCATTAGGATTGGGAAGGCTGATTGCCCTTCCGTTTGCAGGACCTCTTTCTGATAAGCTGGGAAGAAAAGTTGCATCCATTATCGGCGCAGGCTCCTATGCGATCTTTTTCTTAGGACTTGCCATGTCACCGAATATGACCGTTGCATATATCGCGGCAATTCTGGGAGGTATCGCAAACTCTTTCCTTGACACAGGCGTTATTCCGGCATGTGTTGAGATTCTCGCACCGAGATCCAGTATGGCAACGATGCTTACCAAGTTTTCAATCTCCTGTTCACAGCTGTTAATGCCGTTTATGATCGGTGCTATCGTTGGAGCAAACCTTTCCTTAAATGTATTATTATACGTATGCGGTGCTGCCATCGCTATCATCGGAGTGCTCGTTTTATTCGCGCCTCTTCCGAAAATGGAAACAGCAGGCGGAGCAAAATCTTCTCTGATCCAGGATATCAAACACGCAAACTTCTCACTGGAAAGCATTGCGCTGATCATCATCGGATTTACAGGAACAGCAACATTCCAGCTCTGGCTGAACTGTGCTCAGGATTTCGCGAAGGAATATGCAAAGATTGGTGATCCTTCTGTCATGCAGACTTACTACAGCACAGGATCTCTCGTAGCTATCGTCGTTACAACTGTTTTAGTTAATAAGATAAAAGGGGTAAGATTCTTATTTGTATATCCTCTGATCGCAACGATTATGATTGCGCTTGTTTATCTGCTGAGAACTCCTTCTATCTGCTACATCGGATCAGCAGTTGTCGGATATTCCGCAGGAGCCGTTGTACTTCAGCTTGTGACAGCGACCGCCAACGATCTGTTTCCGAAAATCAAAGGAACCATCACGAGTATCGTTATGATCGCGTCCAGCTTATCGAACTATACAATCCTTTCTCTGGCTGGTACAATGGATAAAGCAGACATTTTATTAATGAACATTGGAATCACTGTTGTCGGAGTATTGTTGGCTCTGTTTGTCAATGTGAGATACAAGGCAATGGAAGAGAAAGCTTAA
- the aroD gene encoding type I 3-dehydroquinate dehydratase codes for MNPVKVRNVEIGTGVPKICVPIVGVTKEEIIAEAKSFGEIPVDVVEWRVDWFEGVFDFAKVEDVLKDLREALGETPILFTFRTSKEGGEKAIEAGPYAELNKNAAKSGYVDLVDVEVFTGDDIVKDIVAAAHECGVKVVASNHDFDKTPAKEEIVSRLVKMQELGADIPKIAVMPTCRRDVLTLLSATEEMYTDYADRPIITMSMAGTGLISRLCGEVFGSALTFGAAKKASAPGQAAVNELNDMLQFLHANQGL; via the coding sequence ATGAATCCAGTAAAAGTTAGAAATGTAGAGATTGGAACGGGTGTTCCCAAGATTTGTGTGCCGATTGTCGGCGTGACAAAGGAAGAGATCATCGCCGAGGCAAAGTCTTTCGGGGAGATCCCGGTAGATGTTGTGGAATGGCGCGTGGACTGGTTTGAGGGAGTCTTCGATTTTGCCAAAGTAGAAGATGTGTTAAAAGATCTGAGAGAAGCTCTCGGGGAGACACCGATTCTCTTTACCTTCCGTACATCCAAAGAAGGCGGAGAGAAAGCCATCGAAGCGGGTCCGTATGCAGAACTGAATAAAAACGCAGCGAAAAGCGGATATGTAGATCTTGTAGATGTGGAAGTATTTACGGGAGATGATATCGTAAAAGATATCGTGGCGGCAGCGCACGAGTGCGGTGTGAAGGTTGTAGCTTCCAATCACGATTTTGACAAGACTCCGGCAAAAGAAGAGATTGTCAGCAGGCTTGTCAAAATGCAGGAATTAGGAGCTGATATTCCTAAGATTGCTGTGATGCCGACCTGCAGAAGAGATGTGCTTACATTGCTCTCGGCTACGGAAGAAATGTATACAGATTATGCAGACCGTCCGATCATCACCATGTCAATGGCCGGAACAGGACTGATCAGCCGTCTCTGCGGAGAAGTCTTTGGTTCAGCGCTCACATTCGGCGCAGCGAAAAAAGCGTCCGCTCCGGGTCAGGCAGCAGTCAATGAATTAAATGATATGCTTCAGTTCCTCCACGCAAATCAGGGACTGTAG
- a CDS encoding TRAP transporter small permease, producing MLKWLDENLEEFLMGIFLVGMVLIMGIQVLARYVLGASLSWSEEITRYLFIWSGFISVSYCTKKCISIKIEQFVAMFPKRGRAIFKVVNHTIELALFLYLIPYSVLYLKSAFESGQVSPACHIPMYYIQAAPLVSFLLVTIRILQRWLIEFKIAVGKDQEV from the coding sequence ATGCTAAAGTGGTTAGATGAGAATTTAGAAGAGTTTTTAATGGGAATTTTCCTGGTGGGGATGGTCCTGATCATGGGCATTCAGGTTTTGGCGCGTTATGTTCTGGGAGCATCCCTTTCCTGGTCGGAGGAGATCACAAGATACCTGTTCATCTGGTCGGGATTTATCAGTGTCAGCTACTGCACAAAAAAGTGTATTTCCATTAAAATTGAACAGTTTGTGGCAATGTTTCCTAAAAGGGGAAGGGCCATCTTTAAAGTGGTGAACCATACCATTGAACTGGCGTTGTTCCTGTATCTGATCCCGTACTCTGTCCTGTATTTAAAAAGTGCATTTGAGAGCGGACAAGTCAGCCCTGCATGCCATATTCCAATGTACTACATACAGGCAGCACCGCTGGTGAGTTTCCTGCTGGTGACAATCCGTATTTTACAGAGATGGCTGATTGAGTTTAAAATCGCAGTTGGAAAGGATCAGGAGGTGTAG
- a CDS encoding TRAP transporter large permease, with product MSALSVFIIFFLCLIIAIPISIGLGIVSVLPGIFDSSFTASGQFVIRSMLGGIDSFPLLAVPMFVLSGMVMAKGGISKKIFDVFVYFIGKFTAGMPCAVIVTCLFYGAISGSAPATVAAVGSMTIPILIKLGYDKKFATAIVAVSGGLGVIIPPSIPFIMYGMASGQSVSDLFIAGILPGISIGLLLMVYAVFYCRKHGEDKEKIRKEVQALHDKGLLTVLKDSFFALLSPVIILGCIYTGVASPTEAAVISVFYSVFVSLFVYKSIHIKDLWGVMIEGIRTYAPILFILAASVAFSRVLTLMQVPQTVSEWILGTFHNGIVILLVINVFLLLVGMVMDTTPAILILTPILMPIAVGVGMNPIHFGVMMVVNLAIGFVTPPIGVNLFVASSLTQIPVVDIAKKAMPLIACFLVALLLITFIPQISLALL from the coding sequence ATGTCAGCGTTATCAGTTTTTATTATTTTCTTTTTGTGTTTGATCATCGCGATCCCGATTTCCATTGGACTCGGTATTGTGTCAGTACTTCCGGGAATTTTTGATTCTTCTTTTACCGCAAGCGGTCAGTTTGTCATCCGATCTATGCTTGGGGGAATCGACAGTTTTCCGCTGCTGGCGGTGCCGATGTTTGTATTATCAGGCATGGTGATGGCAAAGGGCGGAATTTCAAAAAAGATTTTTGATGTTTTTGTATATTTTATTGGAAAATTTACAGCGGGAATGCCATGTGCAGTTATTGTTACGTGTCTTTTTTATGGAGCAATTTCAGGTTCAGCGCCTGCTACGGTGGCAGCCGTGGGCAGTATGACGATCCCGATTTTAATTAAGCTCGGTTATGATAAAAAATTTGCCACAGCGATCGTTGCGGTTTCAGGAGGACTGGGTGTCATTATCCCTCCAAGTATTCCTTTTATTATGTACGGAATGGCATCCGGACAGTCTGTCAGTGACCTGTTTATCGCCGGGATTCTTCCCGGGATTTCTATCGGTCTGCTGCTGATGGTATATGCTGTTTTTTACTGCAGAAAACATGGGGAAGATAAAGAAAAGATACGAAAAGAAGTACAGGCGCTTCATGACAAAGGTCTGCTTACTGTGCTGAAAGACAGTTTTTTTGCGCTGCTCAGTCCGGTTATTATCCTCGGATGTATTTATACTGGTGTGGCTTCCCCTACAGAAGCGGCGGTGATTTCTGTTTTTTATTCTGTATTCGTAAGCTTATTTGTCTACAAGAGTATCCATATAAAAGATTTATGGGGAGTAATGATCGAGGGAATCCGTACCTACGCGCCTATCTTATTTATACTTGCAGCATCCGTCGCATTTTCAAGAGTCCTGACGCTGATGCAGGTTCCTCAGACAGTCAGCGAGTGGATTCTCGGAACATTCCACAATGGAATTGTCATTCTGCTGGTAATCAACGTCTTCTTACTGCTTGTGGGTATGGTTATGGATACGACACCGGCTATTTTGATTCTGACACCGATTCTGATGCCGATTGCAGTAGGCGTTGGAATGAATCCAATTCATTTCGGTGTGATGATGGTGGTCAATCTGGCGATCGGTTTTGTTACCCCGCCGATTGGAGTGAATCTGTTTGTGGCTTCTTCACTGACACAGATTCCTGTAGTGGATATTGCCAAAAAAGCCATGCCTCTGATTGCATGTTTCCTGGTGGCTCTGTTACTGATTACATTTATACCGCAGATCAGCCTTGCGCTGTTATAG
- a CDS encoding TRAP transporter substrate-binding protein encodes MKRLRRFTIAALCIISAFVLGGCGKKSSDGVQRYAWPLGTSSPEDTVTQLYSQKFADEVNRLSKGKMKIEVYPNSTLGGDRELLESCSDGDIPFVVQNTAPQVTFMPDTAVFDLPSAFATIAEARAAVDNPVFYKKMEKVYEKGGFKLLGYADQGFRVMSTNKEVKSIDDFKGQKIRTMENSYHMDFWKALKANPTPMTFSEVYIGLQQKTIDAQENPYEVIVSSKLYEQQDYVVETNHLPHYISLIVSDEFYKDLPKDQQKIISEAAETAKEYARKASDERIEDRMKVIKDSGTKIVRLDKKTQEDVRKASSDIYKSIEENVSKDVFDAYLNQK; translated from the coding sequence ATGAAAAGACTTAGAAGATTTACCATTGCAGCATTATGTATCATCTCTGCGTTTGTGCTGGGAGGATGCGGGAAAAAAAGTTCCGATGGAGTGCAGCGGTATGCCTGGCCGCTGGGGACCTCCAGTCCTGAGGACACAGTGACTCAGCTTTATTCACAAAAGTTTGCCGATGAGGTGAACCGGCTGAGCAAAGGAAAAATGAAGATTGAAGTTTATCCCAACAGTACGCTGGGAGGAGACAGAGAACTGCTTGAGAGCTGTTCTGACGGTGATATTCCTTTCGTCGTGCAGAATACAGCACCGCAGGTTACTTTTATGCCGGATACCGCTGTCTTTGACCTGCCAAGTGCCTTTGCTACGATTGCCGAGGCAAGAGCTGCCGTGGACAATCCTGTATTTTATAAGAAGATGGAAAAGGTCTATGAAAAAGGCGGATTTAAGCTGCTCGGTTATGCGGACCAGGGATTTCGTGTGATGTCCACCAACAAAGAGGTGAAGTCGATTGATGACTTTAAAGGACAGAAAATCCGTACCATGGAAAACAGCTACCATATGGATTTCTGGAAGGCACTGAAAGCCAATCCGACGCCGATGACGTTCAGTGAGGTATACATCGGTCTGCAGCAGAAGACGATTGACGCACAGGAAAATCCATATGAGGTCATTGTGTCAAGCAAACTTTATGAACAGCAGGATTACGTGGTAGAAACAAATCATCTGCCCCATTATATTTCTCTGATTGTAAGTGATGAATTTTATAAAGACCTTCCGAAAGATCAGCAGAAGATTATTTCTGAGGCGGCAGAGACGGCAAAGGAATATGCAAGGAAAGCTTCGGATGAACGGATCGAAGACCGGATGAAGGTCATAAAAGACAGTGGTACGAAGATTGTGAGGCTGGATAAGAAAACTCAGGAGGACGTAAGGAAAGCGTCTTCCGACATATATAAAAGCATTGAGGAAAATGTATCAAAAGATGTTTTTGATGCATATTTGAACCAGAAGTAA